One Gammaproteobacteria bacterium genomic region harbors:
- a CDS encoding hypothetical protein (Evidence 5 : Unknown function) — translation MVIKFGERIVGYVPFVLGREFPNRVSYNRFVELEQSVLVPLCAYLNTRRVTSKGIAFIDSTPLRVCHNRRIPRHRTFNGLAARGKTSVDWYYGFKLHLVIDDQGELVSFLVTPGNIDDRKGLKEMAKFINGKLFGDKGYISKALQESLWEQGIELITKIRKNMKKVFIGDFDKIMLRKRSIIETVNDQLKNISQLEHTRHRSLANFMVNIVCALIAYSWQPKKPSLNLRNWKTNSTDLIVVEENNTLFLSRM, via the coding sequence GTGGTCATCAAATTTGGCGAACGTATTGTCGGTTATGTACCGTTTGTTTTAGGTAGGGAGTTTCCGAATCGAGTTAGTTATAACCGATTTGTAGAGCTAGAGCAATCCGTTCTAGTTCCACTGTGTGCCTATTTAAACACGCGTCGCGTTACTTCAAAAGGAATTGCATTTATTGACTCAACGCCATTACGTGTCTGCCATAACCGCCGTATTCCTCGTCACAGAACATTCAATGGACTCGCCGCAAGAGGAAAAACATCCGTTGATTGGTATTATGGATTTAAGTTGCATCTTGTTATTGATGACCAGGGAGAGCTGGTCTCTTTTCTTGTTACGCCAGGAAATATTGACGATCGTAAGGGGTTGAAGGAAATGGCAAAATTTATTAATGGTAAATTGTTTGGAGACAAAGGGTACATTTCAAAGGCGCTTCAAGAATCTTTATGGGAGCAGGGAATTGAATTGATTACAAAAATTCGAAAGAATATGAAAAAGGTTTTTATTGGGGATTTTGACAAAATAATGTTGCGCAAACGATCCATAATTGAGACCGTTAACGATCAGCTAAAAAATATTTCTCAACTGGAACACACGCGTCATCGCAGTCTTGCTAATTTTATGGTGAATATAGTTTGTGCCCTTATCGCATACTCATGGCAACCAAAAAAGCCATCATTGAACCTTAGAAACTGGAAGACGAATAGTACAGATTTGATTGTAGTTGAAGAAAATAACACCCTATTTCTATCTAGAATGTGA
- a CDS encoding Cytochrome C: MKTKKLAFFPYLDSKAMLIGCIEAVLFGVLWMAPPAYALPSYARQTGDACGACHVGSFGPQLTPHGIRFKLEGYTDSDGKPGKVPVSGMVVGTFTHTNKGQSPAPTTYSRSNDNASFQEASIFLAGGLTEHLGTFVQATYSDVDRRLVFDHMDIRYAHSLQFMGADSILGISVNNLPTVQDPFNTLPAWSFPFTSSALAPGPGAAPLISGGFDHQALGTTVYGLWDNRFYAELGGYRTLPNRIQSDLSVGGMGSDRIHDIAPYGRLAYFKDLRKQAYSVGLFGFSADVEPGGVGGITDKYQDFGLDASYQFLGDRRHIVSLYGSLIHENQTLDANNPSDAKGHLNQIDLSASYYYNQTYGVTLKEFNINSSRAGEDSRGTILQADWSPFGKEDSWGAPWANFRLGLQYTMYDKFDGDSVNAGDNDTLMAFIWTAF, encoded by the coding sequence ATGAAGACAAAAAAGTTAGCGTTCTTTCCGTACCTAGATTCCAAAGCCATGCTTATCGGATGCATCGAAGCAGTGTTGTTCGGTGTATTGTGGATGGCTCCTCCCGCTTACGCCTTACCAAGCTACGCACGCCAAACTGGCGATGCTTGCGGGGCTTGTCATGTGGGTTCCTTTGGTCCTCAACTTACCCCCCACGGTATTCGTTTTAAGCTGGAAGGATATACCGATAGCGATGGCAAGCCTGGTAAGGTACCAGTGTCTGGTATGGTAGTCGGCACCTTTACTCATACCAACAAGGGTCAGAGTCCAGCACCAACAACATATTCTAGATCCAACGACAATGCCTCCTTCCAAGAGGCATCTATATTTCTAGCGGGTGGACTTACTGAACACCTAGGTACTTTTGTTCAGGCCACCTACTCTGATGTCGACCGCCGCCTTGTTTTCGACCATATGGATATTCGTTATGCCCACAGCCTCCAATTTATGGGGGCAGATAGCATATTGGGCATCTCGGTGAATAACCTCCCCACGGTCCAGGATCCTTTCAATACTTTACCAGCATGGAGTTTTCCCTTTACGTCTTCTGCCCTTGCCCCTGGCCCTGGAGCAGCTCCCCTCATTAGCGGTGGATTTGATCATCAAGCCTTGGGGACGACAGTCTACGGTCTATGGGACAACCGTTTTTATGCTGAACTAGGGGGTTATCGTACCCTTCCCAATCGCATTCAGTCCGATTTGTCAGTGGGCGGGATGGGATCGGATCGTATTCATGATATTGCCCCTTACGGGCGCTTGGCCTATTTCAAAGATCTGCGTAAGCAAGCGTACTCTGTGGGATTGTTTGGTTTCTCTGCAGACGTAGAACCAGGTGGAGTGGGAGGGATCACAGATAAGTACCAAGATTTTGGCCTGGATGCCTCTTATCAATTCTTGGGGGATCGTCGCCATATCGTGAGTCTCTACGGAAGCCTCATCCATGAAAATCAGACCCTTGATGCGAATAATCCTAGTGATGCCAAAGGACACCTTAACCAAATTGACCTTAGTGCGTCTTATTATTACAACCAAACCTACGGGGTCACTTTGAAGGAATTCAATATCAATAGTAGCCGCGCTGGTGAAGATTCTCGTGGCACTATTCTTCAGGCAGATTGGAGCCCGTTTGGGAAAGAGGATTCTTGGGGCGCCCCCTGGGCAAATTTCCGCCTTGGTCTTCAGTACACCATGTATGACAAGTTTGACGGAGACAGCGTTAACGCTGGCGACAACGATACCCTAATGGCCTTTATCTGGACCGCCTTCTAA
- a CDS encoding cytochrome c — protein MSISTFYRRPILPLATVLLTIGFHSPTIAAGNSEHGAIVFQEECSDCHSVAPGKNKKGPSLFGVVGRDPAMIEGYNYSDGMRANHTAWTPDRLDAYIAAPKKTVPGAKMKYDGLSNESDRADVIAYLSGQH, from the coding sequence ATGTCTATTTCTACCTTTTACCGTCGTCCCATTCTGCCTTTGGCTACGGTGTTACTCACGATTGGTTTTCACTCGCCAACGATTGCTGCCGGCAACTCAGAACACGGGGCTATTGTTTTCCAAGAGGAGTGCTCGGACTGTCACAGCGTAGCTCCGGGAAAAAATAAGAAGGGACCTTCCTTGTTTGGCGTAGTAGGCCGCGACCCGGCCATGATTGAAGGTTACAACTATTCGGATGGTATGCGCGCCAACCACACCGCTTGGACTCCAGATCGACTGGATGCCTACATCGCCGCCCCGAAGAAAACTGTACCGGGTGCCAAGATGAAATATGATGGACTTTCCAATGAGTCGGATCGTGCCGATGTTATTGCCTATCTGTCTGGGCAGCATTAA
- a CDS encoding 5-methylcytosine-specific restriction enzyme A, translating to MNRIFVLSSTKQPLMPCHPARARELLRKGKAAVYRMQPFTIILKSRTDGVVQDIAFKTDPGSKTTGIVLVAGFEKHGSTVIWAANLSHRGAAIHTNLDSRRSLRRGRRGRKTRYREARFNNRTRQANCGGKWLAPSIKSRVDNVAIWYGRLNRLAPISEAHIETVRFDMQKMANPEISGVEYQQGTLAGYELREYLLEKFERTCAYCGKKDVPLQIEHIQPKALGGSDRASNLTVACRPCNEKKAAQPVEKFLVGKPDLLKKIKAQAKAPLRDAAAVNSARYALGNEIKAWGLPTSFWSGGRTKLNRVTQGYAKDHWIDAACVGETGAAVVIPPGLVPLQIKATGRGTHQTVKTDKFGFPRGGAGRCKRVFGFQTGDLVRLSQPSGKYAGDHIGRLAGIRATGYFDIRSGDAKITARHQNFTLLQRSDGYEYSNVSGNVKGRRAG from the coding sequence ATGAACCGAATCTTTGTGTTAAGCAGTACCAAGCAACCGCTGATGCCCTGTCACCCAGCACGGGCACGGGAACTGTTGCGGAAGGGTAAGGCCGCCGTCTACCGAATGCAGCCTTTTACCATCATCCTGAAGTCTCGCACCGATGGCGTAGTTCAAGACATCGCGTTCAAGACCGACCCCGGCAGCAAGACCACGGGGATTGTCTTGGTCGCGGGATTTGAGAAACACGGGTCAACGGTGATCTGGGCTGCCAATTTGTCTCATCGAGGTGCGGCCATCCATACCAACCTCGATAGCCGTCGTTCCTTGCGCCGTGGGCGTAGGGGCAGAAAGACCCGCTATCGTGAAGCACGATTCAACAACCGAACCCGTCAGGCCAATTGTGGTGGGAAATGGTTGGCACCCAGCATTAAAAGCCGTGTTGACAACGTAGCCATCTGGTACGGACGACTTAACCGGCTGGCACCGATTAGCGAAGCACATATCGAGACGGTACGCTTTGACATGCAAAAGATGGCCAACCCGGAGATTTCCGGTGTCGAGTACCAGCAAGGAACGTTGGCCGGGTACGAACTACGGGAATACTTGTTGGAGAAGTTTGAGCGGACTTGTGCCTATTGCGGGAAGAAGGATGTGCCTCTTCAGATTGAGCACATCCAACCCAAAGCCCTTGGTGGTAGTGATCGGGCGTCTAATCTAACCGTTGCTTGCCGACCCTGCAACGAAAAGAAAGCGGCGCAGCCTGTTGAGAAGTTCCTTGTGGGTAAACCTGACCTACTGAAAAAGATTAAAGCACAAGCCAAAGCACCATTACGCGACGCGGCAGCGGTAAATTCTGCACGTTACGCATTGGGCAACGAGATCAAAGCCTGGGGATTGCCTACCTCGTTCTGGTCAGGTGGACGAACCAAATTAAACCGCGTCACGCAGGGCTACGCAAAGGACCATTGGATTGATGCGGCTTGTGTTGGTGAAACTGGCGCGGCTGTCGTCATCCCGCCTGGACTTGTACCTCTACAAATTAAAGCCACAGGACGTGGCACGCACCAGACGGTAAAGACAGACAAGTTTGGATTTCCGCGTGGTGGTGCAGGTCGATGCAAACGGGTATTCGGGTTTCAGACTGGGGACCTGGTTCGTCTATCTCAACCGTCTGGAAAATATGCAGGAGACCATATCGGGCGGTTGGCCGGAATCCGGGCAACGGGTTACTTCGATATTCGCTCTGGCGATGCAAAAATTACTGCACGACACCAAAACTTTACTTTGCTACAGAGAAGCGATGGCTATGAATACAGTAACGTCAGCGGAAACGTCAAAGGCCGGCGGGCAGGCTGA
- a CDS encoding two-component system, cell cycle response regulator: MSKPSSLHERIAKLRQTFIAQLPERLAMVTDWLDQLRSKPEENRPKVELHRLFHTIKGTSSSFQLTEIQSAAQEGQQLLAPLLEKPEPLAPELLQSLQNIIQRLSQVTIALTNEIPRKEPAPQEPLFQVDQISGPFVNQENGTHKLIYFCDDELYHVQQLAMQLSCFGYQSELFDSPRALYEAIAQKRPDAIVLDIVFPEGHANGTELLTKILRELDHRVPAVFLSGHHDFNTRLRAVQAGGMAFFPKPLKAIDLAETLDNLTAEAKPPPFRILVVDDDPEMARYHALILEDAGMITSSLHDPTRILEVLYEFNADLILMDMYMPLCSGRDLAKVIRQIPEYLSLPIVYLSGETNSNKQFSALRVGAEDFLTKPIEPVQLVSAVLVRVERMRVLRSLMTRDSLTGLYNHTSIKQFLTGTIASANRHQFSVCFAMLDVDHFKNVNDSYGHPVGDQVLVALSRILRKRLRNSDLVGRYGGEEFAVVMPEANLSQGVHVLNELREDFSKVRFFSGSQEFNVTFSCGVACYPECTSPEELCEISDKALYKAKHAGRNQVMTTSPGNLP, from the coding sequence ATGAGCAAACCCTCATCATTACATGAGCGCATCGCCAAACTGCGTCAGACCTTCATTGCTCAACTTCCCGAACGTTTGGCTATGGTGACGGATTGGCTCGATCAATTGCGGAGTAAACCGGAAGAAAATCGTCCAAAGGTAGAATTGCATCGCCTGTTTCATACCATCAAGGGGACTAGTTCTTCGTTCCAGTTGACTGAGATCCAGTCCGCTGCCCAGGAAGGACAGCAATTGCTAGCGCCACTGCTGGAAAAACCAGAACCGCTCGCACCAGAACTCCTGCAATCCTTGCAGAACATTATCCAAAGGCTCTCCCAGGTAACCATTGCGCTCACCAACGAAATCCCGAGAAAGGAGCCAGCCCCCCAAGAGCCACTCTTTCAGGTCGATCAAATCAGCGGGCCTTTCGTTAATCAAGAAAATGGTACCCACAAACTCATCTATTTCTGCGACGACGAACTGTATCACGTACAACAATTGGCCATGCAACTGTCTTGTTTTGGCTATCAGAGTGAACTATTTGATTCTCCCAGGGCGTTATATGAGGCCATCGCCCAAAAACGGCCCGACGCGATTGTCCTAGATATCGTTTTTCCTGAGGGACATGCGAATGGAACGGAACTCCTTACGAAAATTCTACGAGAACTTGACCATAGGGTGCCGGCCGTTTTTCTCTCCGGTCATCACGATTTCAATACGCGGTTGCGAGCGGTACAGGCAGGGGGAATGGCTTTTTTTCCGAAACCACTCAAGGCTATTGATCTTGCTGAAACGCTCGACAATCTAACTGCGGAAGCGAAACCGCCCCCCTTCCGAATATTGGTAGTCGACGACGACCCAGAAATGGCGAGGTACCACGCCCTAATTTTGGAAGATGCCGGCATGATTACCAGTTCCCTCCATGATCCAACTCGAATTTTGGAGGTACTGTATGAATTTAACGCTGATCTAATCCTGATGGATATGTATATGCCATTATGCAGTGGTCGAGATCTGGCCAAGGTTATTCGTCAGATCCCGGAATATCTAAGTTTACCAATTGTCTACCTGTCCGGGGAGACTAATTCCAACAAGCAGTTTTCCGCATTACGGGTAGGGGCTGAGGATTTTCTTACCAAACCGATTGAGCCCGTACAACTGGTGTCTGCGGTATTGGTGCGGGTAGAACGAATGAGGGTGTTGCGCTCGCTCATGACCCGCGATAGCCTCACCGGTCTCTACAATCACACTTCGATCAAACAGTTCTTGACCGGAACCATTGCCAGCGCTAATCGCCATCAATTCTCCGTTTGTTTTGCGATGTTGGATGTGGACCATTTCAAAAATGTCAATGATAGCTATGGCCATCCAGTAGGAGATCAAGTCTTGGTGGCCCTTTCCAGAATATTACGGAAACGCTTGCGCAATTCTGATTTGGTCGGGCGCTACGGTGGTGAGGAATTCGCAGTGGTAATGCCAGAGGCTAATCTAAGCCAAGGAGTGCACGTCCTCAACGAGTTACGAGAGGATTTTTCTAAGGTACGTTTCTTTTCTGGGAGTCAGGAATTTAACGTTACTTTTAGTTGCGGGGTAGCATGTTATCCTGAATGTACCTCACCCGAGGAGTTGTGTGAGATTTCCGATAAAGCTCTTTACAAAGCAAAACATGCCGGTCGCAACCAAGTAATGACAACGTCCCCAGGAAATCTGCCATGA
- a CDS encoding Trk active potasium channel, with amino-acid sequence MLSVNDVVMRGELMSTQWTQRISIPTKRSTRRLIALLISLPVAILILGSLYKFGMGYLELKTRGFWQSMEWATETLTTTGYGGDSRWNHPVMNLFVILTQVLGLFLVLLIFPIYVLPYFEERFESRLPRVLPAMGGQVLFYRYGPAVDSMVEELKRVAMPFVILEEDDAMARNLRDRGYNVVFGILEEQSDLLTGIQPARALVTNADDHSDATFIMMAREQGFTGPILALAEDPLHRGPMIKIGATAVFTPTHVLGAALAARASNRISPRVEGMQILGEHVGIAEFRVQPKSPLAGKRLGDLQMRERHGVTVIGQWNDGRFILVAGPDTRIIPGAILVAVGAHANLIKVEHLATPIRRHGAIVVAGYGTVGGKVAEMLRDAGETAIIIDIRAAPGVDVVGNVLEHATLDQAKVLEASAVVLALSNDSAGVFATAVVRDYAPDVPLIARVNRAPNVARLYQAGADFALSVGQVAGQILAHHLLGEDAVTVEQRLKFARLAAGSLVGAHPWQIGIDNRTGAAIVAVERGKEVFVEFSPEFRVGKDDLIFVCGTRGGLDKYMREFGTAPAERATGLTG; translated from the coding sequence ATGTTATCTGTCAATGATGTAGTAATGCGTGGAGAACTAATGTCGACCCAATGGACGCAACGAATCTCAATTCCCACCAAACGTTCGACACGCCGATTGATTGCCCTGCTGATCAGTCTACCGGTTGCTATTCTGATCCTCGGTAGTCTTTATAAGTTCGGCATGGGTTATCTGGAGCTAAAAACGAGGGGATTCTGGCAGAGCATGGAATGGGCCACGGAAACGCTTACTACTACCGGCTACGGAGGTGATTCGCGGTGGAATCATCCTGTGATGAATCTATTCGTGATTCTGACCCAAGTGTTGGGATTATTTCTGGTATTGCTGATTTTCCCCATCTATGTACTTCCTTACTTTGAGGAGCGCTTCGAATCGAGGCTGCCACGCGTGCTTCCGGCAATGGGTGGACAGGTGCTGTTCTACCGTTATGGTCCGGCGGTTGATTCCATGGTTGAGGAACTTAAAAGAGTGGCGATGCCTTTCGTCATCTTGGAAGAAGACGATGCCATGGCCCGCAATCTGCGTGATCGTGGCTACAACGTGGTATTCGGAATTCTGGAAGAGCAGAGCGATCTACTGACTGGAATCCAGCCCGCGCGAGCATTGGTCACCAACGCCGATGATCACTCCGACGCAACCTTTATCATGATGGCTCGCGAGCAGGGATTTACGGGTCCCATCCTTGCCTTAGCCGAGGATCCATTACACCGAGGACCGATGATCAAGATCGGGGCCACCGCAGTATTTACGCCCACCCATGTATTGGGGGCTGCTCTTGCAGCTCGAGCTAGTAATCGGATTAGTCCCCGAGTGGAAGGTATGCAGATTCTCGGGGAGCATGTGGGTATTGCCGAATTTCGTGTCCAACCGAAAAGTCCATTGGCTGGTAAACGGCTTGGTGATTTGCAGATGCGCGAACGTCATGGGGTGACGGTGATTGGTCAATGGAACGATGGGCGTTTTATATTGGTGGCTGGACCCGATACTCGTATTATCCCCGGTGCCATCCTCGTGGCGGTAGGGGCACATGCCAATCTAATCAAGGTCGAACACCTAGCTACCCCTATTCGTCGACATGGAGCCATCGTAGTAGCCGGCTATGGAACCGTCGGCGGGAAAGTAGCGGAGATGCTACGCGACGCAGGGGAAACTGCCATCATCATTGATATTCGCGCTGCCCCTGGGGTCGATGTCGTTGGCAATGTACTGGAACACGCTACCCTGGACCAGGCAAAAGTATTGGAGGCCAGCGCCGTAGTATTGGCCCTTAGTAATGACAGTGCGGGGGTATTTGCTACTGCGGTGGTGCGTGACTATGCCCCAGACGTGCCACTCATTGCGCGAGTAAATCGTGCCCCGAATGTGGCTCGCCTCTATCAAGCGGGGGCTGATTTTGCGCTTTCGGTTGGTCAGGTGGCTGGCCAGATCCTCGCTCACCATCTATTGGGGGAGGATGCGGTAACTGTGGAGCAACGTCTCAAATTTGCACGATTGGCCGCTGGCAGTCTGGTCGGAGCCCATCCCTGGCAGATTGGTATAGATAATCGCACCGGTGCGGCCATCGTTGCGGTGGAACGGGGGAAAGAGGTGTTCGTGGAATTTTCTCCAGAGTTTCGGGTTGGCAAGGACGATCTCATCTTCGTCTGCGGTACTCGGGGGGGGTTGGATAAATACATGCGTGAATTCGGTACCGCCCCCGCTGAACGCGCTACTGGTCTCACTGGATGA
- a CDS encoding Chemotaxis protein CheW — protein sequence MTSEGKVSARHVLSLRQDTVPRSLVLVEESTLKLVIFSIQNELFAIAGTHIREILPYTAIHFVPGCPAALEGVINVRGDITSVIRLGGLLGLNKTPITRHSSILLGVGGGMISGLLIDRMLDVLDTPQSAIRPPATTLPSHLQTFVSGIYRHCDQAVTVLDLELLFQEYLRGLG from the coding sequence ATGACCTCTGAAGGAAAGGTAAGTGCCCGGCATGTTCTGAGTCTGCGCCAGGATACTGTCCCTCGTTCTCTAGTTCTGGTTGAGGAGTCGACACTCAAATTGGTGATCTTTTCTATCCAGAATGAGTTATTTGCTATTGCGGGTACCCATATCCGTGAGATTTTACCTTACACTGCCATTCATTTTGTCCCGGGTTGTCCGGCCGCATTAGAAGGGGTCATTAATGTACGTGGCGACATTACCTCCGTGATTCGCCTAGGGGGTTTGTTAGGTTTGAACAAAACTCCCATCACGCGCCATTCTTCCATCCTTTTGGGGGTCGGAGGGGGTATGATTAGCGGTTTACTGATCGATCGAATGCTAGACGTATTGGACACGCCACAAAGTGCCATTCGTCCACCTGCTACTACGCTGCCTAGTCACTTACAGACGTTCGTCAGCGGTATTTATCGACATTGTGACCAGGCCGTTACAGTATTGGATCTAGAACTTTTATTTCAGGAATATTTGCGCGGGTTGGGTTGA
- a CDS encoding Cytochrome c, with the protein MPKRYRAVKVLLSCLLIAGLSPVWADSAAEESIDKREDLMKGMGGHMKAIKKILGGATDVGTIVEHADGLAMLTSNLATDLKALFPVDSNQGDSEASATIWKNWAEFEKIAHSAATKGATLKTSSSGDSAAISLAYKELGEVCKACHKDYRIEK; encoded by the coding sequence ATGCCAAAGCGATATCGTGCTGTTAAAGTACTGCTTTCTTGCCTGCTAATCGCTGGTTTGTCTCCAGTTTGGGCCGACTCCGCTGCCGAAGAATCGATCGATAAACGTGAAGACCTGATGAAGGGGATGGGGGGTCACATGAAAGCCATCAAGAAGATTCTTGGTGGTGCTACCGATGTTGGAACTATTGTGGAACATGCAGATGGTTTAGCAATGCTGACCAGTAATCTCGCCACCGACCTAAAAGCCTTGTTCCCCGTTGATTCAAACCAAGGAGACAGCGAGGCCAGTGCGACGATTTGGAAAAACTGGGCCGAGTTTGAAAAGATTGCTCACTCCGCCGCCACCAAAGGAGCTACCCTGAAAACCAGCAGCAGCGGCGATTCTGCAGCCATCTCGCTGGCCTACAAGGAGTTGGGCGAAGTTTGCAAGGCCTGTCACAAAGATTACCGTATCGAAAAATAA
- the fabG gene encoding 3-oxoacyl-(acyl-carrier-protein) reductase FabG: MSGFGINEDLKGKVAIVTGSARGIGRAIALALAGRGADVVISDVLEDAARATADEIIALGRRSLVIRCNVTNRGEVDNLIQQTVNELGRLDILVNNAGITQDTLLVRMSEEQWDRVLDINLKGTFFACQSAAKVMMKARSGKIVNIASVVGLTGNVGQANYAASKAGVIALTKTVSKELASRNVNVNSVAPGFIETDMTKQLSEAARKSFLDHIPMNRAGSAEDVANAVVFLCSPAADYITGHCLTIDGGMTSY; the protein is encoded by the coding sequence ATGTCGGGTTTCGGAATAAATGAGGATCTGAAAGGCAAGGTTGCTATTGTTACTGGCTCGGCGCGCGGTATTGGTCGGGCCATTGCCTTGGCCCTTGCCGGCCGTGGTGCTGATGTCGTGATTAGTGATGTTCTTGAAGATGCCGCACGTGCAACTGCAGACGAAATTATTGCACTGGGGCGGCGTTCATTGGTGATTCGCTGCAACGTTACTAATCGTGGTGAGGTAGATAATCTCATACAGCAGACGGTAAATGAATTGGGGCGACTTGACATTCTCGTAAACAACGCAGGTATTACGCAGGATACATTGCTGGTGCGAATGTCGGAGGAGCAATGGGATCGGGTGTTGGATATTAATCTGAAAGGCACTTTCTTCGCTTGTCAGTCTGCGGCCAAGGTGATGATGAAGGCACGTAGCGGCAAGATCGTTAATATCGCCTCGGTGGTCGGTCTTACGGGAAATGTCGGACAGGCCAACTATGCAGCATCAAAGGCCGGTGTCATTGCGCTCACCAAAACAGTCTCTAAAGAATTGGCATCGCGCAACGTTAATGTCAACTCGGTTGCCCCCGGTTTCATCGAGACCGATATGACGAAGCAACTCTCTGAGGCTGCCCGTAAATCATTCCTCGACCATATCCCGATGAATCGGGCCGGTAGCGCCGAAGACGTAGCAAATGCGGTCGTATTTCTGTGCTCGCCTGCTGCGGATTATATTACCGGTCATTGCCTTACTATTGACGGAGGGATGACGAGTTATTGA
- a CDS encoding Uma2 family endonuclease, giving the protein MQFNLHQLEILPGQRLIVHDLDWDAFRQVFGELSERRGLRVHYHNGTLEIMSSLPQHDYDRNIISDLIQTLLEELGREFCNAGSATFFNRNSGSGLEPDLCFYIEHEPVIRGKSRIELDGGDPPPDLVLEIDVTIAETNYALYAAFGVPELWRFDGKDLSIELLQPDGHYAPSEESRQFPSFPLRQAIPHYLRQTKIDGRNATLRTFREWVRTVSPGQDVN; this is encoded by the coding sequence ATGCAATTTAATCTACACCAATTGGAGATCCTTCCTGGTCAGCGATTGATCGTGCATGACCTAGACTGGGACGCATTTAGGCAGGTCTTCGGGGAGCTGAGTGAAAGGCGTGGTCTGCGGGTCCATTATCATAATGGGACCTTGGAAATTATGAGTTCGCTACCTCAGCATGACTATGATAGGAATATCATCAGCGATCTCATTCAAACCCTGTTAGAAGAATTAGGACGTGAGTTTTGTAACGCTGGTTCTGCTACCTTCTTCAACCGCAATTCCGGGAGTGGGTTAGAGCCGGACCTTTGCTTTTATATTGAACACGAACCGGTTATTCGCGGTAAGAGCAGAATCGAATTGGACGGTGGCGACCCTCCGCCCGATCTGGTCTTGGAGATTGATGTTACCATCGCAGAGACCAACTACGCGCTCTATGCTGCCTTTGGGGTGCCTGAATTGTGGCGCTTCGATGGAAAGGATCTATCCATTGAACTGTTACAACCCGATGGTCACTACGCACCGAGTGAGGAAAGTCGCCAATTTCCTTCTTTTCCCCTACGTCAAGCCATTCCGCACTACCTCAGGCAGACCAAAATCGATGGCCGCAATGCTACCCTACGTACCTTTCGGGAATGGGTGAGAACAGTATCTCCAGGCCAAGACGTGAATTAA